The Flavobacterium johnsoniae genomic sequence TCGGAAGATCGTTGCTGTAAAAAGATAAATCGGTATTGTAATTTAAATCGGCTAAGTCTTTGAATTGCAATTGTGAATCTCTTCCTAAAAACAACATAGAAGGCGTTGTTTTTTCTTCAGACATAAATTCTGTATTGATTAAGAAAGATAATTTGTCGTTTACTTTGTAAGAAAGGGAAGGAGCTACAAAAATTGAAGTACGGAATCCTGCATCTTGAAAACTATTTTCTGTTTGGTAAGCGGCATTAATTCTAAAAAGTACATCATTATTATCGTCTAGCGGAGTATTTACATCGGCAGTAACTCTGTTTAAACCAAAACTTCCGGCAAGATAAGAAACTTCACCGCCAAAACCGCTGTAAGGTTTTTTAGTAACCGTATTGATAAGTCCGCCGTAACTTACTAAACTGCTTCCGAATAAAGTTCCAGAAGGACCTTTGATAACTTCGATTCTTTCAATATTTGAAGGATCTAAAGTTCCGCTTGTAACGCCTGGTAAACCGTTTACAATATTAGCCTGAACTTCAAATCCGCGAAGCGAATAATAAGAACCTCCATCGCCGCCACGACCTGTAGACTCCCAAAGTTTCTGAATTCCAGGAACATTTTTTAAGGCATCTTCATAGTTAGTAATTGCTTGTTCTTTCATTAATTCAGATGAAACGATATTGTAAACCTGTGGATTTTCTACATTTTTAAGAGGCATTTTTGAAACATAAGTACTTTGTTTCGGAAACGCTTTTCCTCTATTATTAGTGATAATAACCTCTTGAAGCTGTTTATTTGAAACCGTTAATTTTAAATTGAGTGAATTGGTTTCATTAGCTATAACTGTAACTTGCTGTTCTAGAGTTTCGTAACCAGTAAGAGAAACTTGTAAAGTGTACGTATTAGGTTTAACACGATTAAATTCAAAAGCTCCATCTTCGTCGGTAACGGTGCCGTATTTTGAATTTTTAAGGATAATGTTAACCCCAACTGCGTTTTCTCCGTCAGAGGTTGTAATTGTACCTTTAATTTTTCCCAAGTTTTGCTGGGCAAAAATAGCGTTGCAAAATAAAAAGAACAGGCAGAATATGGTACTTATCTGCTTGATGCGATTTGAATAATTCATGGTAATTTTTTTGGATTAATTTTCTGCTTTTATTATTTAGAATAATTAAAAACAAGGCAAAAATAGAAATTATAATTTCCTTAACAAAAAAAATCCACTATTTAGAGGTTATTAAATTTTAAAAAAAAAGCCTATTTTTTATTAAACAGGCTTCGGATTTGCTTTTTTCTTCTTATTTCGTCCCCACCAAATTAGAAAACCTGTTATGGGTAAACTGGCGCATACAAGACTGGCAAAGAATGCTAATACTTTTCCTGGAAATCCAAGAATGCTTCCAACATGCAAATCATAATTTATAAATCGGAATTTTTCGCCATTATTTTTGTCTTCGTATTTTGTTATTTTAAGATTCTTGCCTGTATATTGGTCAAACTCCATTGACACGTCATCAAAACGATTTTCGTAGCGAATAAATGTTTGATAAGTTGCCAAAGAATCTTTTTCTTCGGGCGTAAACAAAAAGTAACATTTAGCTTTAGGATTTGCTTTTACAGTCGCTAAATATATTTTATCGGTAGCGCTAATTTTGGTATAATGAGTGGTGTCTGAAACGATTCTTTCTTCTTTTGGAAAAGTTTTCCCTCCGTTAAATAACCATTGAATTCCTTGGTCATAACATCTGAAAGCCCAAACTAAGCCCGTTAATGCAATTATTAAAGCGAAAATCATCATATAAAAACCCATAATATTATGCAGATCGTAGTTTTTACGTTTCCATTTGGTGGTATTTTTCCATTGAAACCAAAAACGTTGTTTTGCCGCACTTTTATTTTTTGGCCACCAAAGAATCAAACCTGTAATTAGTGAAATAATAAATATAATGGTTGCTGTTCCCACAATTGGATCTCCAATTTCGCTATTTAAGCAAAGTGTTTGATGAAGCATTCGTACAAATACGAAAAACTCAAAATTGTAATCTTCAATTTTCTTTATGCTTCCTGTGTATGGATCTACATAAACGTAAGTTGTATGATATTGATTCCAGTACCAAATAGCATCTTTGTCTATTTCTTCATAAAACCAGGTTTCAATAGTGCGTTTGTCATCATTAAATGTTTTGCATCCTGAAAAGGTTTGTTTTGGATGAATTTTTTTGTTGGTTTCTTTTGCGATTTCTATTAAATGGCTGATCGGTAGTTTTTTATCTTTTACCTGATCAACATAATAATGATTGTGAATTATTGGACGTAATTCTTCTTCAAAAGCGTACAGACAACCCGTAATTCCAAGTATGACAACGATTATTCCAGAAGACAATCCTAGCCATAAATGTATTTTTAGTATTAGTTTTTTAAAAGTCATTTTATAAAAAATTAAAAAATAAAATTGATAAAAAAAGAAACACCTCTGCAGCTAAACAGAGGTGTTTTTTTTAAGAAAATGACTTTAGAATTTCAATGTCAAATTAACCAAAAAGTTTGACGGAGCTTGAGAGTTTCCGTAGAAATCCCAATATTTTTCATTAGATAAATTGTTGAATTTAACTCCAATTCTCCAAGTCGGTTGATCGTAAAATACGGTTGCATTTGCTGTTGTGTAAGATGGAATGTAGAAAACGTTGTCTTCAAACATA encodes the following:
- a CDS encoding PepSY-associated TM helix domain-containing protein; the encoded protein is MTFKKLILKIHLWLGLSSGIIVVILGITGCLYAFEEELRPIIHNHYYVDQVKDKKLPISHLIEIAKETNKKIHPKQTFSGCKTFNDDKRTIETWFYEEIDKDAIWYWNQYHTTYVYVDPYTGSIKKIEDYNFEFFVFVRMLHQTLCLNSEIGDPIVGTATIIFIISLITGLILWWPKNKSAAKQRFWFQWKNTTKWKRKNYDLHNIMGFYMMIFALIIALTGLVWAFRCYDQGIQWLFNGGKTFPKEERIVSDTTHYTKISATDKIYLATVKANPKAKCYFLFTPEEKDSLATYQTFIRYENRFDDVSMEFDQYTGKNLKITKYEDKNNGEKFRFINYDLHVGSILGFPGKVLAFFASLVCASLPITGFLIWWGRNKKKKANPKPV